A single window of Methanobacterium sp. DNA harbors:
- a CDS encoding metalloregulator ArsR/SmtB family transcription factor, whose amino-acid sequence MKGEDVCDVQCINEDSVKEVKSQMLDDETFQMISDNFKVLSDPTRLKILYALILKEVCVCDLAAALEMTDSAISHQLRLLRHRNLVKFRKKGKMAYYSISDQRVIDMIQMESELIPLNKMESKLTH is encoded by the coding sequence ATGAAAGGTGAAGATGTTTGTGATGTTCAATGCATCAACGAAGACTCAGTAAAGGAAGTTAAATCACAAATGCTCGATGATGAAACCTTTCAAATGATTTCTGACAATTTCAAAGTACTCAGTGATCCCACCAGATTAAAAATACTCTACGCCCTCATACTGAAAGAAGTTTGTGTCTGTGACTTAGCTGCAGCCCTGGAGATGACAGACTCTGCAATATCACATCAACTCAGACTATTAAGGCATAGAAATCTGGTTAAATTCCGTAAAAAAGGAAAAATGGCCTATTATTCCATTTCAGATCAGAGAGTTATTGACATGATCCAAATGGAATCAGAACTCATACCACTAAATAAAATGGAATCAAAACTCACCCACTAA
- a CDS encoding NAD(P)/FAD-dependent oxidoreductase — MRRVTILGAGPAGLSAAINLAREGFPISVYEKNQDVGKRFKGDFQGLENWTVNEDILKSFKKMNIKFNFDYTPFKSFTLSDGDKFWNFHLDRPAFYLVKRGPLEGTLDHGLKEQALDLGVDIHFGETIPYDDVNIIASGPIAREIFAAARGVVFKTDMDDVALALVNDHLAFKGYSYLLVTGGYGTISTVLFHDFHLLNQCFSNTKKVFKELTGLKSTNIYSSGGVGCFSNQNIFKRKGRLFVGEAAGIQDLLWGFGIRSAVTSGFLAAKALIHNKDYGEMARKEFKNKLKSSIVNRFLWELTGDYSWIVDRVYGSSDPLNYVGAFHNFNWLQRLLYPLARFHMKRRYDNLKL; from the coding sequence ATGAGAAGGGTAACCATTCTCGGTGCAGGTCCAGCAGGTTTATCTGCTGCAATTAATCTTGCCAGGGAGGGTTTCCCGATTTCTGTCTATGAAAAGAATCAAGATGTGGGCAAGCGTTTCAAGGGAGATTTTCAGGGACTGGAAAACTGGACAGTGAATGAAGATATTCTGAAAAGCTTTAAAAAGATGAATATCAAGTTTAACTTTGATTATACTCCCTTTAAAAGTTTTACTCTTTCTGATGGAGATAAGTTTTGGAATTTCCATCTGGACCGACCTGCTTTTTATCTGGTGAAAAGGGGTCCTCTGGAGGGAACTCTGGATCATGGATTAAAGGAGCAGGCACTGGATCTGGGGGTTGACATTCACTTTGGTGAGACAATTCCATATGATGATGTGAATATTATTGCCTCCGGTCCCATTGCCAGGGAAATATTCGCTGCAGCCAGGGGTGTTGTTTTCAAGACAGATATGGATGATGTGGCCCTGGCCCTGGTCAATGATCATCTGGCATTTAAGGGTTACTCCTATCTTTTAGTGACTGGAGGATATGGGACTATTTCCACAGTATTATTCCATGATTTCCATCTTCTTAACCAGTGCTTCAGCAATACAAAAAAGGTTTTTAAGGAATTAACTGGTCTGAAATCCACAAACATATATTCTTCCGGGGGTGTGGGCTGTTTTTCCAATCAGAATATTTTCAAAAGGAAGGGAAGGTTATTTGTGGGTGAAGCTGCAGGAATTCAGGATCTTTTATGGGGTTTTGGCATAAGAAGTGCGGTTACTTCTGGGTTTCTTGCTGCAAAGGCCCTTATCCATAATAAAGATTATGGGGAAATGGCACGAAAGGAATTTAAAAATAAACTGAAGTCGAGTATTGTTAATAGATTTTTATGGGAATTAACTGGAGATTATTCCTGGATCGTGGATAGGGTATATGGTAGTAGTGATCCATTGAATTATGTTGGTGCCTTCCATAATTTTAACTGGTTGCAACGATTATTATATCCTTTGGCACGGTTTCATATGAAAAGAAGATATGATAATCTAAAATTATAG